A stretch of Anoplopoma fimbria isolate UVic2021 breed Golden Eagle Sablefish chromosome 4, Afim_UVic_2022, whole genome shotgun sequence DNA encodes these proteins:
- the ganabb gene encoding neutral alpha-glucosidase AB isoform X4, protein MAAFTERMAPVLVLWLALSLSGTWAVDRGNFKTCDQSAFCKRQRALKPGESPYRALLETMELTNTRLTLQLINDNNKVRLLLELYRLQGNMTRVKINELKPLKPRYEVPDVLIREPPTEPLSLLSQDENGVVLSLGAESQRVILSARPFRLDIMEGREVLMSLNSRGLLAFEHLRMRKDTQADPEGEKKEDADQANQAEKAKEEEEKVEDGMWEETFKSHSDTKPNGPSAISLDFSLPGVEHVYGIPEHADTLRLKTTDNGDPYRLYNLDVFQYELYNPMALYGAVPVMLAHNAQRTTGIFWFNAAETWVDISSNTAGKTVFGKMLDYVQGSSETPQTDVRWISESGIIDVFIMLGPTPQDVFSQYASLTGTQSFPPLAAVGYHQCRWNYNDQEDVTSVDAGFDEHDIPYDYIWLDIEHTDGKRYFTWDPHKFATPKEMLQGLVDKKRKMVAIVDPHIKVDSNYKIHNEIRSRGFYIKNKDGGDYEGWCWPGSAGYPDFTRADMRDWWASMFAYDQYEGSMENLYTWNDMNEPSVFNGPEVTMHKDAMHGAWEHRDIHNLYGFYVQMATAEGLIQRSGGVERPFVLTRAFFAGSQRYGAVWTGDNAAEWEHLKISIPMCLSLGLVGISFCGADVGGFFKTPSTELLVRWYQTGAYQPFFRAHAHLDTPRREPWLFGPENTALIREAVRQRYTLLPYWYQQFYHAHRTGQPIMRPLWVEYPQDPATFALDDEFLIGRDLLVHPVTEEGARGVTAYLPGKDEVWFDVHTFQKHNGAQNLYIPVTMSSIPVFQRGGSIIPRKIRVRRSSSCMMHDPYTLYVALNPQRTAEGELYIDDGHTFNYEKKEFIHRKLSFAKNILSSVNLAPDAQFSTGSWVERIIILGASKPSKVTLKTADGQESQLEFDFDASMSVLTLRKPGMNVGLDWNVMLQ, encoded by the exons ATGGCCGCCTTCACTGAAAG GATGGCGCCTGTCTTGGTGCTCTGGCTGGCTTTGTCCCTCAGTGGGACTTGGGCTGTGGACAGGGGCAACTTCAAGACATGTGACCAGAGTGCCTTCTGCAA gCGTCAGCGAGCGTTGAAGCCTGGTGAGTCTCCTTATCGGGCCCTGCTGGAGACCATGGAGCTGACCAACACCAGACTCACGCTGCAGCTCATCAATGACAACAATAAG GTGCGTCTGCTGCTTGAGCTCTACCGTCTCCAGGGAAACATGACGAGGGTGAAGATTAACGAGCTGAAGCCGCTGAAGCCTCGCTATGAGGTCCCAGACGTGCTCATCAGGGAGCCGCCTACTGAGCC cctgtctctcctgtctcagGACGAGAACGGGGTGGTGCTGTCATTGGGGGCGGAGTCTCAGAGGGTCATCCTCAGCGCCCGGCCCTTCCGGTTGGACATCATGGAAGGGCGAGAAGTGCTGATGTCTCTGAATTCACGTGGCCTGCTGGCCTTTGAGCACCTGAGGATGCGCAAGGACAC TCAGGCAGACCCAGAGGGCGAGAAGAAAGAGGACGCTGATCAGGCAAACCAGGCCGAG AAAgccaaagaagaggaagagaaagtagAAGACGGGATGTGGGAGGAAACATTTAAATCGCACTCAGACACCAAACCTAATG GTCCCTCTGCTATTAGTTTAGACTTTTCATTGCCGGGTGTGGAGCACGTCTACGGCATCCCAGAACACGCAGACACCCTCAGACTGAAAACTACAGA taaTGGAGATCCATATCGCCTCTATAACTTGGATGTGTTCCAGTACGAGCTGTATAACCCCATGGCCCTTTATGGCGCTGTCCCAGTCATGTTGGCCCACAACGCCCAGCGAACCACAGGTATCTTCTGGTTCAATGCTGCTGAGACCTGGGTGGATATCAGCTCCAACACAGCTGGAAAG actgtgtttggaaaaatgttggattACGTTCAAGGCTCTAGCGAGACTCCCCAGACAGATGTGCGTTGGATCTCTGAAAGCGGCATTATTGATGTCTTCATCATGCTTGGGCCAACACCCCAAGATGTCTTCTCTCAGTATGCCTCCCTCACAG GCACCCAGTCCTTCCCTCCCCTTGCTGCTGTGGGCTACCACCAGTGCCGCTGGAACTACAACGACCAGGAGGACGTGACTTCGGTGGATGCTGGCTTTGACGAGCACGACATCCCCTATGACTACATCTGGCTTGACATTGAGCACACGGACGGCAAGCGCTACTTCACCTGGGATCCACACAAGTTTGCAACACCAAAGGAAATGCTGCAGGGTCTGGTGGACAAGAAACGCAAG atggtGGCCATTGTGGACCCTCATATCAAAGTAGACAGCAACTACAAGATCCACAATGAAATCCGGAGTCGGGGTTTCTATATCAAGAACAAAGATGGTGGAGACTACGAGGGCTGGTGCTGGCCTG GTAGTGCCGGCTATCCAGACTTCACTCGTGCAGACATGAGGGACTGGTGGGCCAGCATGTTCGCCTATGATCAGTATGAG GGCTCCATGGAGAACCTGTATACGTGGAACGACATGAATGAGCCATCAGTCTTCAACGGGCCGGAGGTGACCATGCACAAGGATGCGATGCACGGAGCCTGGGAGCACCGTGACATTCACAACTTGTATGGCTTCTATGTG CAAATGGCCACAGCCGAGGGTCTGATCCAGAGGTCAGGGGGAGTTGAGCGACCGTTTGTCCTGACCAGAGCCTTCTTTGCTGGCTCACAGCGCTACG GTGCTGTGTGGACAGGAGATAATGCTGCTGAGTGGGAACACCTTAAGATCTCTATCCCCATGTGTCTGAGCCTGGGCCTGGTTGGAATCTCTTTCTGTGGTG CTGACGTCGGTGGTTTCTTCAAGACTCCGAGCACTGAGCTGCTGGTGCGTTGGTACCAGACCGGCGCGTACCAGCCGTTCTTCAGGGCCCACGCCCACCTGGACACCCCCCGCCGAGAGCCCTGGCTGTTTGGTCCGGAAAACACGGCACTGATCCGTGAAGCCGTGCGCCAGCGCTACACCCTGCTGCCCTACTGGTACCAGCAGTTCTACCACGCACACCGCACTGGACAACCCATCATGAG ACCACTGTGGGTGGAGTATCCTCAGGATCCTGCTACGTTCGCTCTGGATGACGAGTTCTTGATcg GGAGAGACCTGTTGGTGCACCCAGTCACTGAGGAAGGAGCCAGGGGAGTCACCGCCTACCTGCCTGGCAAAGACGAG GTTTGGTTTGACGTCCACACCTTCCAAAAGCACAACGGGGCCCAGAACCTTTACATCCCTGTCACCATGAGTTCT ATCCCCGTGTTCCAGCGTGGCGGCTCCATTATTCCCAGGAAGATTCGAGTTCGCAGGTCCTCCTCCTGCATGATGCACGACCCCTACACCTTATATGTGGCTCTTAACCCCCAG AGAACTGCAGAGGGTGAGCTCTACATAGATGATGGCCACACCTTCAACTATGAGAAGAAGGAGTTCATCCACAGAAAGCTTTCCTTCGCCAAAAACATCCTCTCTTCTGT GAACCTGGCTCCAGATGCCCAGTTTTCCACCGGCTCCTGGGTTGAACGCATTATCATACTGGGAGCCAGTAAGCCCAGCAAGGTTACCCTCAAGACTGCTG atGGTCAGGAGAGCCAGCTAGAGTTTGACTTTGACGCCTCCATGTCGGTATTGACGCTTCGCAAGCCCGGAATGAACGTGGGGTTAGACTGGAACGTGATGCTTCAGTAA
- the ganabb gene encoding neutral alpha-glucosidase AB isoform X1 — MAAFTERMAPVLVLWLALSLSGTWAVDRGNFKTCDQSAFCKRQRALKPGESPYRALLETMELTNTRLTLQLINDNNKVRLLLELYRLQGNMTRVKINELKPLKPRYEVPDVLIREPPTEPLSLLSQDENGVVLSLGAESQRVILSARPFRLDIMEGREVLMSLNSRGLLAFEHLRMRKDTFSYKVTSTVASVWDNIKRVFSSQADPEGEKKEDADQANQAEKAKEEEEKVEDGMWEETFKSHSDTKPNGPSAISLDFSLPGVEHVYGIPEHADTLRLKTTDNGDPYRLYNLDVFQYELYNPMALYGAVPVMLAHNAQRTTGIFWFNAAETWVDISSNTAGKTVFGKMLDYVQGSSETPQTDVRWISESGIIDVFIMLGPTPQDVFSQYASLTGTQSFPPLAAVGYHQCRWNYNDQEDVTSVDAGFDEHDIPYDYIWLDIEHTDGKRYFTWDPHKFATPKEMLQGLVDKKRKMVAIVDPHIKVDSNYKIHNEIRSRGFYIKNKDGGDYEGWCWPGSAGYPDFTRADMRDWWASMFAYDQYEGSMENLYTWNDMNEPSVFNGPEVTMHKDAMHGAWEHRDIHNLYGFYVQMATAEGLIQRSGGVERPFVLTRAFFAGSQRYGAVWTGDNAAEWEHLKISIPMCLSLGLVGISFCGADVGGFFKTPSTELLVRWYQTGAYQPFFRAHAHLDTPRREPWLFGPENTALIREAVRQRYTLLPYWYQQFYHAHRTGQPIMRPLWVEYPQDPATFALDDEFLIGRDLLVHPVTEEGARGVTAYLPGKDEVWFDVHTFQKHNGAQNLYIPVTMSSIPVFQRGGSIIPRKIRVRRSSSCMMHDPYTLYVALNPQRTAEGELYIDDGHTFNYEKKEFIHRKLSFAKNILSSVNLAPDAQFSTGSWVERIIILGASKPSKVTLKTADGQESQLEFDFDASMSVLTLRKPGMNVGLDWNVMLQ, encoded by the exons ATGGCCGCCTTCACTGAAAG GATGGCGCCTGTCTTGGTGCTCTGGCTGGCTTTGTCCCTCAGTGGGACTTGGGCTGTGGACAGGGGCAACTTCAAGACATGTGACCAGAGTGCCTTCTGCAA gCGTCAGCGAGCGTTGAAGCCTGGTGAGTCTCCTTATCGGGCCCTGCTGGAGACCATGGAGCTGACCAACACCAGACTCACGCTGCAGCTCATCAATGACAACAATAAG GTGCGTCTGCTGCTTGAGCTCTACCGTCTCCAGGGAAACATGACGAGGGTGAAGATTAACGAGCTGAAGCCGCTGAAGCCTCGCTATGAGGTCCCAGACGTGCTCATCAGGGAGCCGCCTACTGAGCC cctgtctctcctgtctcagGACGAGAACGGGGTGGTGCTGTCATTGGGGGCGGAGTCTCAGAGGGTCATCCTCAGCGCCCGGCCCTTCCGGTTGGACATCATGGAAGGGCGAGAAGTGCTGATGTCTCTGAATTCACGTGGCCTGCTGGCCTTTGAGCACCTGAGGATGCGCAAGGACAC TTTCTCCTATAAAGTAACTAGCACAGTGGCTAGCGTGTGGGATAATATCAAGAGGGTATTCTCTAG TCAGGCAGACCCAGAGGGCGAGAAGAAAGAGGACGCTGATCAGGCAAACCAGGCCGAG AAAgccaaagaagaggaagagaaagtagAAGACGGGATGTGGGAGGAAACATTTAAATCGCACTCAGACACCAAACCTAATG GTCCCTCTGCTATTAGTTTAGACTTTTCATTGCCGGGTGTGGAGCACGTCTACGGCATCCCAGAACACGCAGACACCCTCAGACTGAAAACTACAGA taaTGGAGATCCATATCGCCTCTATAACTTGGATGTGTTCCAGTACGAGCTGTATAACCCCATGGCCCTTTATGGCGCTGTCCCAGTCATGTTGGCCCACAACGCCCAGCGAACCACAGGTATCTTCTGGTTCAATGCTGCTGAGACCTGGGTGGATATCAGCTCCAACACAGCTGGAAAG actgtgtttggaaaaatgttggattACGTTCAAGGCTCTAGCGAGACTCCCCAGACAGATGTGCGTTGGATCTCTGAAAGCGGCATTATTGATGTCTTCATCATGCTTGGGCCAACACCCCAAGATGTCTTCTCTCAGTATGCCTCCCTCACAG GCACCCAGTCCTTCCCTCCCCTTGCTGCTGTGGGCTACCACCAGTGCCGCTGGAACTACAACGACCAGGAGGACGTGACTTCGGTGGATGCTGGCTTTGACGAGCACGACATCCCCTATGACTACATCTGGCTTGACATTGAGCACACGGACGGCAAGCGCTACTTCACCTGGGATCCACACAAGTTTGCAACACCAAAGGAAATGCTGCAGGGTCTGGTGGACAAGAAACGCAAG atggtGGCCATTGTGGACCCTCATATCAAAGTAGACAGCAACTACAAGATCCACAATGAAATCCGGAGTCGGGGTTTCTATATCAAGAACAAAGATGGTGGAGACTACGAGGGCTGGTGCTGGCCTG GTAGTGCCGGCTATCCAGACTTCACTCGTGCAGACATGAGGGACTGGTGGGCCAGCATGTTCGCCTATGATCAGTATGAG GGCTCCATGGAGAACCTGTATACGTGGAACGACATGAATGAGCCATCAGTCTTCAACGGGCCGGAGGTGACCATGCACAAGGATGCGATGCACGGAGCCTGGGAGCACCGTGACATTCACAACTTGTATGGCTTCTATGTG CAAATGGCCACAGCCGAGGGTCTGATCCAGAGGTCAGGGGGAGTTGAGCGACCGTTTGTCCTGACCAGAGCCTTCTTTGCTGGCTCACAGCGCTACG GTGCTGTGTGGACAGGAGATAATGCTGCTGAGTGGGAACACCTTAAGATCTCTATCCCCATGTGTCTGAGCCTGGGCCTGGTTGGAATCTCTTTCTGTGGTG CTGACGTCGGTGGTTTCTTCAAGACTCCGAGCACTGAGCTGCTGGTGCGTTGGTACCAGACCGGCGCGTACCAGCCGTTCTTCAGGGCCCACGCCCACCTGGACACCCCCCGCCGAGAGCCCTGGCTGTTTGGTCCGGAAAACACGGCACTGATCCGTGAAGCCGTGCGCCAGCGCTACACCCTGCTGCCCTACTGGTACCAGCAGTTCTACCACGCACACCGCACTGGACAACCCATCATGAG ACCACTGTGGGTGGAGTATCCTCAGGATCCTGCTACGTTCGCTCTGGATGACGAGTTCTTGATcg GGAGAGACCTGTTGGTGCACCCAGTCACTGAGGAAGGAGCCAGGGGAGTCACCGCCTACCTGCCTGGCAAAGACGAG GTTTGGTTTGACGTCCACACCTTCCAAAAGCACAACGGGGCCCAGAACCTTTACATCCCTGTCACCATGAGTTCT ATCCCCGTGTTCCAGCGTGGCGGCTCCATTATTCCCAGGAAGATTCGAGTTCGCAGGTCCTCCTCCTGCATGATGCACGACCCCTACACCTTATATGTGGCTCTTAACCCCCAG AGAACTGCAGAGGGTGAGCTCTACATAGATGATGGCCACACCTTCAACTATGAGAAGAAGGAGTTCATCCACAGAAAGCTTTCCTTCGCCAAAAACATCCTCTCTTCTGT GAACCTGGCTCCAGATGCCCAGTTTTCCACCGGCTCCTGGGTTGAACGCATTATCATACTGGGAGCCAGTAAGCCCAGCAAGGTTACCCTCAAGACTGCTG atGGTCAGGAGAGCCAGCTAGAGTTTGACTTTGACGCCTCCATGTCGGTATTGACGCTTCGCAAGCCCGGAATGAACGTGGGGTTAGACTGGAACGTGATGCTTCAGTAA
- the ganabb gene encoding neutral alpha-glucosidase AB isoform X2 codes for MMAPVLVLWLALSLSGTWAVDRGNFKTCDQSAFCKRQRALKPGESPYRALLETMELTNTRLTLQLINDNNKVRLLLELYRLQGNMTRVKINELKPLKPRYEVPDVLIREPPTEPLSLLSQDENGVVLSLGAESQRVILSARPFRLDIMEGREVLMSLNSRGLLAFEHLRMRKDTFSYKVTSTVASVWDNIKRVFSSQADPEGEKKEDADQANQAEKAKEEEEKVEDGMWEETFKSHSDTKPNGPSAISLDFSLPGVEHVYGIPEHADTLRLKTTDNGDPYRLYNLDVFQYELYNPMALYGAVPVMLAHNAQRTTGIFWFNAAETWVDISSNTAGKTVFGKMLDYVQGSSETPQTDVRWISESGIIDVFIMLGPTPQDVFSQYASLTGTQSFPPLAAVGYHQCRWNYNDQEDVTSVDAGFDEHDIPYDYIWLDIEHTDGKRYFTWDPHKFATPKEMLQGLVDKKRKMVAIVDPHIKVDSNYKIHNEIRSRGFYIKNKDGGDYEGWCWPGSAGYPDFTRADMRDWWASMFAYDQYEGSMENLYTWNDMNEPSVFNGPEVTMHKDAMHGAWEHRDIHNLYGFYVQMATAEGLIQRSGGVERPFVLTRAFFAGSQRYGAVWTGDNAAEWEHLKISIPMCLSLGLVGISFCGADVGGFFKTPSTELLVRWYQTGAYQPFFRAHAHLDTPRREPWLFGPENTALIREAVRQRYTLLPYWYQQFYHAHRTGQPIMRPLWVEYPQDPATFALDDEFLIGRDLLVHPVTEEGARGVTAYLPGKDEVWFDVHTFQKHNGAQNLYIPVTMSSIPVFQRGGSIIPRKIRVRRSSSCMMHDPYTLYVALNPQRTAEGELYIDDGHTFNYEKKEFIHRKLSFAKNILSSVNLAPDAQFSTGSWVERIIILGASKPSKVTLKTADGQESQLEFDFDASMSVLTLRKPGMNVGLDWNVMLQ; via the exons AT GATGGCGCCTGTCTTGGTGCTCTGGCTGGCTTTGTCCCTCAGTGGGACTTGGGCTGTGGACAGGGGCAACTTCAAGACATGTGACCAGAGTGCCTTCTGCAA gCGTCAGCGAGCGTTGAAGCCTGGTGAGTCTCCTTATCGGGCCCTGCTGGAGACCATGGAGCTGACCAACACCAGACTCACGCTGCAGCTCATCAATGACAACAATAAG GTGCGTCTGCTGCTTGAGCTCTACCGTCTCCAGGGAAACATGACGAGGGTGAAGATTAACGAGCTGAAGCCGCTGAAGCCTCGCTATGAGGTCCCAGACGTGCTCATCAGGGAGCCGCCTACTGAGCC cctgtctctcctgtctcagGACGAGAACGGGGTGGTGCTGTCATTGGGGGCGGAGTCTCAGAGGGTCATCCTCAGCGCCCGGCCCTTCCGGTTGGACATCATGGAAGGGCGAGAAGTGCTGATGTCTCTGAATTCACGTGGCCTGCTGGCCTTTGAGCACCTGAGGATGCGCAAGGACAC TTTCTCCTATAAAGTAACTAGCACAGTGGCTAGCGTGTGGGATAATATCAAGAGGGTATTCTCTAG TCAGGCAGACCCAGAGGGCGAGAAGAAAGAGGACGCTGATCAGGCAAACCAGGCCGAG AAAgccaaagaagaggaagagaaagtagAAGACGGGATGTGGGAGGAAACATTTAAATCGCACTCAGACACCAAACCTAATG GTCCCTCTGCTATTAGTTTAGACTTTTCATTGCCGGGTGTGGAGCACGTCTACGGCATCCCAGAACACGCAGACACCCTCAGACTGAAAACTACAGA taaTGGAGATCCATATCGCCTCTATAACTTGGATGTGTTCCAGTACGAGCTGTATAACCCCATGGCCCTTTATGGCGCTGTCCCAGTCATGTTGGCCCACAACGCCCAGCGAACCACAGGTATCTTCTGGTTCAATGCTGCTGAGACCTGGGTGGATATCAGCTCCAACACAGCTGGAAAG actgtgtttggaaaaatgttggattACGTTCAAGGCTCTAGCGAGACTCCCCAGACAGATGTGCGTTGGATCTCTGAAAGCGGCATTATTGATGTCTTCATCATGCTTGGGCCAACACCCCAAGATGTCTTCTCTCAGTATGCCTCCCTCACAG GCACCCAGTCCTTCCCTCCCCTTGCTGCTGTGGGCTACCACCAGTGCCGCTGGAACTACAACGACCAGGAGGACGTGACTTCGGTGGATGCTGGCTTTGACGAGCACGACATCCCCTATGACTACATCTGGCTTGACATTGAGCACACGGACGGCAAGCGCTACTTCACCTGGGATCCACACAAGTTTGCAACACCAAAGGAAATGCTGCAGGGTCTGGTGGACAAGAAACGCAAG atggtGGCCATTGTGGACCCTCATATCAAAGTAGACAGCAACTACAAGATCCACAATGAAATCCGGAGTCGGGGTTTCTATATCAAGAACAAAGATGGTGGAGACTACGAGGGCTGGTGCTGGCCTG GTAGTGCCGGCTATCCAGACTTCACTCGTGCAGACATGAGGGACTGGTGGGCCAGCATGTTCGCCTATGATCAGTATGAG GGCTCCATGGAGAACCTGTATACGTGGAACGACATGAATGAGCCATCAGTCTTCAACGGGCCGGAGGTGACCATGCACAAGGATGCGATGCACGGAGCCTGGGAGCACCGTGACATTCACAACTTGTATGGCTTCTATGTG CAAATGGCCACAGCCGAGGGTCTGATCCAGAGGTCAGGGGGAGTTGAGCGACCGTTTGTCCTGACCAGAGCCTTCTTTGCTGGCTCACAGCGCTACG GTGCTGTGTGGACAGGAGATAATGCTGCTGAGTGGGAACACCTTAAGATCTCTATCCCCATGTGTCTGAGCCTGGGCCTGGTTGGAATCTCTTTCTGTGGTG CTGACGTCGGTGGTTTCTTCAAGACTCCGAGCACTGAGCTGCTGGTGCGTTGGTACCAGACCGGCGCGTACCAGCCGTTCTTCAGGGCCCACGCCCACCTGGACACCCCCCGCCGAGAGCCCTGGCTGTTTGGTCCGGAAAACACGGCACTGATCCGTGAAGCCGTGCGCCAGCGCTACACCCTGCTGCCCTACTGGTACCAGCAGTTCTACCACGCACACCGCACTGGACAACCCATCATGAG ACCACTGTGGGTGGAGTATCCTCAGGATCCTGCTACGTTCGCTCTGGATGACGAGTTCTTGATcg GGAGAGACCTGTTGGTGCACCCAGTCACTGAGGAAGGAGCCAGGGGAGTCACCGCCTACCTGCCTGGCAAAGACGAG GTTTGGTTTGACGTCCACACCTTCCAAAAGCACAACGGGGCCCAGAACCTTTACATCCCTGTCACCATGAGTTCT ATCCCCGTGTTCCAGCGTGGCGGCTCCATTATTCCCAGGAAGATTCGAGTTCGCAGGTCCTCCTCCTGCATGATGCACGACCCCTACACCTTATATGTGGCTCTTAACCCCCAG AGAACTGCAGAGGGTGAGCTCTACATAGATGATGGCCACACCTTCAACTATGAGAAGAAGGAGTTCATCCACAGAAAGCTTTCCTTCGCCAAAAACATCCTCTCTTCTGT GAACCTGGCTCCAGATGCCCAGTTTTCCACCGGCTCCTGGGTTGAACGCATTATCATACTGGGAGCCAGTAAGCCCAGCAAGGTTACCCTCAAGACTGCTG atGGTCAGGAGAGCCAGCTAGAGTTTGACTTTGACGCCTCCATGTCGGTATTGACGCTTCGCAAGCCCGGAATGAACGTGGGGTTAGACTGGAACGTGATGCTTCAGTAA